One part of the Gossypium raimondii isolate GPD5lz chromosome 1, ASM2569854v1, whole genome shotgun sequence genome encodes these proteins:
- the LOC105785938 gene encoding protein CHAPERONE-LIKE PROTEIN OF POR1, chloroplastic — MAAHTLSVRPDRLTPGSPIPRPPVRLPNQTHPSLKPAKTEPWRAAAILHTRRPLAARAGSRADDSAPFEMSVENALNLLGVSESASFDDILRAKNSIVASIKDNQEAIAQVEAAYDMLLMRSLTQRRAGKVVDRSIRFADVKPVNPLGVRSMPQWVQTTTKSLPVSVETPSTGDLGLQAGVYGALMVLTYVNETSTSSAIPYAGPDVVGLILASSFGASLYFMTRRNLKLGKATLITIGGLVAGAVVGSAVENWLQVDIVPFLGIHSPATVVGEIILFSQFLVSLYLR; from the exons ATGGCTGCACACACACTCTCCGTCCGGCCTGACCGTCTAACTCCCGGCTCCCCTATTCCCAGACCGCCGGTGCGCCTCCCTAACCAAACCCACCCTTCTTTAAAACCCGCTAAAACCGAGCCCTGGAGAGCCGCCGCAATCCTCCATACGCGACGACCATTAGCCGCTCGTGCCGGTTCACGAGCTGATGACTCCGCTCCGTTCGAGATGTCTGTTGAGAACGCGCTCAACCTCCTTGGAGTCTCCGAAAGTGCTTCTTTTGATGATATTCTTCGCGCCAAGAATTCGATTGTTGCCTCTATTAAGGATAACCAAGAAGCCATCGCTCAG GTTGAGGCTGCATATGACATGTTGCTTATGAGGAGCTTAACACAACGACGAGCTGGAAAAGTTGTAGACAGAAGCATTAGATTTGCGGATGTTAAACCTGTTAATCCTCTTGGAGTGAGATCAATGCCTCAGTGGGTGCAAACGACTACGAAGAGTTTACCTGTTTCAGTTGAAACACCATCTACAGGTGATTTGGGCTTACAAGCTGGAGTATATGGAGCTCTTATGGTCCTGACTTATGTGAATGAAACTTCTACATCCTCTGCAATTCCTTATGCTGGACCTGATGTTGTTGGGCTTATCTTAGCAAGTAGCTTCGGAGCTTCCTTGTATTTCATGACCAGAAGGAACTTGAAGTTAG GTAAGGCTACATTAATAACTATAGGGGGGCTTGTTGCTGGTGCAGTGGTGGGATCAGCCGTTGAAAACTGGTTGCAGGTAGACATAGTCCCATTTCTTGGAATACACTCTCCAGCTACTGTAGTTGGTGAAATTATACTCTTCTCTCAATTCTTGGTTTCTCTCTATCTACGGTAG
- the LOC105787050 gene encoding probable hexosyltransferase MUCI70 isoform X3 has product MNLVDIEYVKKCRFVVASGTFDGYDVPHQPSNISIRSKKLFCFLVVVDEVSLKFIKKNVTVRKDRDEGMWVGIWQLIPLKHLPYDEPRRKGKVPKILTHRLFPEAQYSIWIDGKMELIVDPLLILERYLWHEKHTYAIAQHKHHRSIYEEADANKRRKRYARLLIDLQMNIYYYEGMEPWSLKKNTISDVPEGAIIIREHTALSNLFNCLWFNEVYLFTPRDQLSFGYIVYRLRGLFKFFMFQNCEYNSLFVLHLHTREHSSKVEWIKSLSEFKGNGSSMKESRGGFGLWTPYPKNLDSVILPPVVRTSKAG; this is encoded by the exons ATGAATCTTGTAGATATTGAATATGTCAAGAAATGTAGGTTTGTGGTTGCATCTGGGACTTTTGATGGATATGATGTACCTCATCAACCATCAAATATAAGTATTCGTTCTAAGAAGCTCTTCTGTTTTCTGGTGGTTGTTGATGAAGTATCTCTCAAGTTTATTAAAAAGAATGTGACCGTCAGGAAAGATAGAGATGAGGGGATGTGGGTAGGCATATGGCAGCTTATCCCATTGAAGCATCTACCTTATGATGAGCCTAGAAGGAAAGGGAAGGTTCCCAAAATTTTAACCCACAGGTTATTCCCTGAAGCACAGTACAGCATATGGATTGATGGTAAAATGGAGCTGATAGTTGATCCATTGCTTATTCTCGAAAG ATACTTATGGCATGAAAAACATACTTATGCGATTGCTCAGCACAAACATCATAGGAGTATATATGAGGAGGCTGATGCAAACAAACGGAGAAAGCGATATGCCAGACTTCTTATTGATCTGCAGATGAATATATATTACTATGAGGGAATGGAGCCATGGAGTTTGAAGAAAAATACTATTAGTG ACGTGCCTGAGGGAGCCATAATTATAAGGGAACATACTGCTCTGAGTAATTTGTTCAATTGCTTGTGGTTCAACGAGGTCTATCTCTTCACACCAAGAGACCAGCTTAGCTTTGGCTACATTGTTTACAGGTTAAGGGGCTTGTTTAAGTTCTTTATGTTTCAGAATTGCGAGTACAATTCACTATTTGTCTTGCACCTGCATACTCGAGAGCATTCTTCTAAAGTAGAGTGGATTAAAAGTTTGAGCGAATTTAAGGGAAATGGTAGTAGCATGAAAGAGAGTCGAGGCGGATTTGGCTTGTGGACTCCCTATCCAAAGAATCTTGATTCCGTTATCCTCCCACCAGTGGTAAGAACATCAAAAGCAGGCTGA
- the LOC105785936 gene encoding probable protein phosphatase 2C 46 yields the protein MLSGFMNFLRACFRPRSDRYVHSSSDAGGRQDGLLWYKDTGQHFNGEFSMAVVQANNLLEDQSQLESGGLSSHECGPYGTFVGVYDGHGGPETSRYINDHLFQHLKRFTSEQQTMSVDVIRKAYQATEEGFLSLVTRQWPVNPQIAAVGSCCLVGVICGGTLYVANLGDSRAVLGRAVKATGEVLAIQLSAEHNACIESVRQELQSLHPDDSQIVVLKHNVWRVKGLIQISKSIGDVYLKKAEFNREPLYPKFRLREPFQKPILSADPSITVHQLQPHDQFVIFASDGLWEHLSNQEAVDIVQNHSRSGIARRLVKIALQEAAKKREMRYSDLKKIDRGVRRHFHDDITVIVVFLNSNLVSKASSVKGPNLSVRGGGVTLPPRTLAPCAMPV from the exons CCTGTTTTCGGCCGAGGTCGGATCGATATGTTCACTCAAGTTCGGATGCTGGAGGTCGCCAGGATGGGCTTTTGTGGTACAAGGACACAGGGCAACACTTCAATGGTGAGTTCTCGATGGCAGTGGTTCAGGCCAATAATTTACTTGAGGATCAGAGCCAGCTTGAGTCTGGTGGTTTGAGTTCACATGAGTGTGGTCCCTATGGTACTTTTGTTGGTGTATATGATGGGCATGGGGGCCCTGAGACTTCACGTTACATCAATGATCATCTCTTTCAACATCTCAAGC GGTTCACCTCAGAGCAACAGACAATGTCAGTTGACGTGATACGAAAAGCTTATCAAGCAACAGAAGAGGGTTTTTTGTCTCTCGTTACCAGACAATGGCCTGTGAACCCACAAATTGCTGCTGTTGGATCCTGCTGCCTGGTCGGTGTTATCTGTGGTGGAACCCTTTATGTTGCCAACCTCGGTGATTCCCGTGCTGTTCTGGGGAGAGCTGTGAAAGCAACGGGAGAGGTTCTAGCCATTCAGCTCTCAGCTGAGCATAATGCGTGTATAGAATCTGTGAGACAGGAGCTGCAATCATTGCACCCTGATGACTCGCAAATTGTAGTTTTGAAGCACAATGTGTGGCGTGTAAAAGGTCTCATACAG ATATCCAAATCTattggtgatgtatatttaaaaaaggCTGAGTTCAACAGGGAGCCTTTGTACCCTAAATTCCGCCTCCGTGAACCTTTCCAAAAGCCGATATTGAGCGCAGACCCATCAATAACAGTGCACCAGCTGCAGCCACATGATCAGTTTGTGATATTTGCATCTGATGGGCTGTGGGAGCACCTAAGCAATCAAGAAGCTGTTGATATAGTTCAGAATCATTCACGAAGT GGAATTGCAAGGAGGCTGGTGAAAATTGCTCTACAAGAAgcagcaaagaaaagagaaatgaggTATTCTGACTTGAAGAAAATTGACCGTGGTGTCCGTCGCCATTTCCATGACGACATCACCGTAATTGTGGTGTTTCTTAACTCAAACCTCGTGAGCAAGGCCTCCTCTGTTAAGGGTCCTAATCTATCTGTTCGAGGGGGAGGAGTTACCTTACCTCCTCGTACTCTGGCTCCTTGTGCCATGCCAGTCTAA
- the LOC105785937 gene encoding protein ALTERED PHOSPHATE STARVATION RESPONSE 1: MGCVASKLEEEEEVVSICRERKRLIKLAVDRRYALAEAHFRYCQALYAVSAAIKLFVARHSSPPSPFLITFPPPCPPTPPATDQNVITNPMLLQQRPSESTHEAIACESCGSSTSSDISDEETEPEVVREEQQQQQKQQHQHQHQHQHQPPPPCGYFYMQMPPPMPSPQRDFGWDFFNPFDVVRPEIISGYNRCSDDDLRAVREQEGIPELEEEGDTKEEEKKVVLVEEKDTKREQEESESGLLKVKEETHVSQGEQKGLTVIDSPEKGRELLEALKDIEDYFIRAYDSGKDVSRMLEANMVHLQSGLEGIKENSTKLIQAITWHRSTLSKPQSCKSLVASSSKSSSAWTEYKNDLFDQYGGMDSGSHSLTLERLYAWEKKLYEEVKAGDSTRKIYERKCSRLRNQDVKGYDELTMDKTRAAVKDLYARILIAIRSAESISKRIQNLRDEELLPQIIELLKGLTRTWKVMLESHETQNKILSEVKTFACPLYGKFCNDSHRLATLQLEAELQNWRACFTEYVAAQRAYIQALHGWLTKFLVPEVEFYSRGRSSGAPYGANGPPLLVICYNWLTSMDELPDKAVTFSLKSFSKDVKALWVQQGEEQQQKRKVDGMAKELDRRTMAFQKAETRFLESKLTEYKSEMETEQQNEYLTEKKDQLEMMRKRLDVEREKHHNHMQETQRITLNGLQTGFSTVFESLIEFSKASMKIYNDIVTLSEKMGNVSYIEGSSQVEENSSR; this comes from the exons ATGGGTTGTGTTGCTTCTAAActggaggaagaagaagaagttgtGTCAatttgtagagaaaggaaacgACTTATAAAGTTAGCAGTAGATAGAAGATATGCACTTGCAGAAGCACATTTTAGGTACTGTCAAGCTCTTTATGCAGTGTCAGCTGCCATTAAGCTCTTTGTAGCTCGTCATTCATCACCTCCTTCACCTTTTCTCATCACTTTTCCTCCACCTTGTCCACCTACACCACCAGCCACTGATCAAAATGTGATAACCAACCCAATGTTGCTTCAACAAAGACCTTCTGAGTCCACCCATGAAGCTATTGCTTGTGAGTCATGTGGTTCTTCAACAAGCTCAGATATTTCAGATGAAGAGACTGAACCAGAGGTTGTAAGAGAagagcagcagcagcagcagaaACAACAACACCAACACCAACACCAACACCAACACCAACCACCACCACCTTGTGGGTACTTTTATATGCAAATGCCGCCACCAATGCCATCACCACAAAGAGATTTTGGCTGGGACTTCTTTAATCCATTTGATGTTGTTAGACCAGAGATTATAAGTGGATACAACAGGTGTTCTGATGATGATTTAAGAGCGGTGAGGGAACAGGAAGGGATACCAGAGCTAGAAGAGGAAGGAGATACCaaagaggaagagaaaaaaGTTGTCCTTGTTGAAGAAAAAGATACTAAGAGGGAACAGGAGGAGAGTGAAAGTGGCTTGTTGAAAGTAAAGGAAGAGACTCATGTGAGCCAAGGAGAACAGAAAGGGCTAACAGTGATTGATAGCCCAGAAAAAGGAAGGGAACTTTTAGAAGCCTTGAAAGATATTGAGGATTATTTCATTAGGGCTTATGATTCTGGCAAAGATGTTTCAAGAATGTTGGAGGCTAATATGGTTCATTTACAGTCTGGTCTGGAGGGTATTAAag AGAACTCAACCAAACTCATCCAAGCTATCACATGGCATCGATCCACTTTGTCGAAGCCTCAATCATGTAAGAGTCTTGTGGCTTCAAGTTCTAAAAGTTCTTCAGCATGGACTGAATATAAGAACGATCTTTTTGATCAGTATGGGGGAATGGATTCAGGAAGTCATTCCTTAACACTAGAAAGACTTTATGCATGGGAAAAGAAGCTCTATGAAGAGGTTAAG GCTGGTGATAGTACAAGGAAAATATATGAGAGAAAATGCTCTCGACTGAGAAACCAGGATGTGAAGGGATATGATGAGCTTACAATGGATAAAACCAGAGCTGCAGTAAAGGATTTGTATGCCAGAATCTTGATTGCGATTCGAAGTGCCGAATCAATCTCAAAGAGAATTCAGAATTTAAGAGATGAAGAACTATTGCCTCAAATTATTGAACTGTTAAAAGG CCTAACCCGAACCTGGAAAGTTATGCTTGAATCTCATgaaacccaaaacaaaatccTTTCTGAAGTGAAAACTTTTGCTTGTCCTTTGTATGGAAAATTCTGCAACGATTCCCACCGGCTTGCTACGCTTCAACTTGAAGCCGAGCTTCAAAACTGGCGTGCTTGCTTTACAGAGTATGTTGCAGCTCAAAGAGCATACATTCAGGCTCTTCATGGTTGGCTAACTAAGTTCTTGGTTCCTGAAGTTGAATTTTATTCAAGAGGAAGGAGCTCTGGTGCACCATATGGAGCTAATGGGCCTCCACTTCTTGTTATATGTTATAACTGGTTAACTTCCATGGATGAGTTACCAGATAAGGCTGTCACCTTTTCACTGAAAAGCTTTTCTAAAGATGTAAAGGCACTGTGGGTTCAGCAAGGGGAAGAACAGCAACAAAAGAGGAAAGTTGATGGTATGGCTAAAGAACTTGATAGAAGGACTATGGCCTTCCAGAAGGCAGAAACCAGGTTCTTGGAGTCCAAGCTAACGGAATATAAATCTGAGATGGAGACAGAACAGCAGAATGAATATCTAACGGAGAAGAAAGATCAGTTGGAGATGATGAGGAAGAGGTTAGATGTGGAAAGAGAGAAACACCACAATCACATGCAAGAAACACAAAGAATCACATTAAATGGATTGCAGACTGGATTTTCAACTGTTTTCGAGTCCTTAATTGAATTCTCCAAGGCTTCTATGAAAATATACAATGACATTGTGACACTAAGTGAAAAAATGGGGAATGTGTCGTATATAGAAGGCAGCTCCCAGGTTGAGGAAAATAGTAGCAGATGA
- the LOC105787050 gene encoding probable hexosyltransferase MUCI70 isoform X2: MEAHCGFLRNGGANMNLVDIEYVKKCRFVVASGTFDGYDVPHQPSNISIRSKKLFCFLVVVDEVSLKFIKKNVTVRKDRDEGMWVGIWQLIPLKHLPYDEPRRKGKVPKILTHRLFPEAQYSIWIDGKMELIVDPLLILERYLWHEKHTYAIAQHKHHRSIYEEADANKRRKRYARLLIDLQMNIYYYEGMEPWSLKKNTISDVPEGAIIIREHTALSNLFNCLWFNEVYLFTPRDQLSFGYIVYRLRGLFKFFMFQNCEYNSLFVLHLHTREHSSKVEWIKSLSEFKGNGSSMKESRGGFGLWTPYPKNLDSVILPPVVRTSKAG, translated from the exons ATGGAG GCACACTGTGGATTTCTGCGAAATGGCGGTGCTAACATGAATCTTGTAGATATTGAATATGTCAAGAAATGTAGGTTTGTGGTTGCATCTGGGACTTTTGATGGATATGATGTACCTCATCAACCATCAAATATAAGTATTCGTTCTAAGAAGCTCTTCTGTTTTCTGGTGGTTGTTGATGAAGTATCTCTCAAGTTTATTAAAAAGAATGTGACCGTCAGGAAAGATAGAGATGAGGGGATGTGGGTAGGCATATGGCAGCTTATCCCATTGAAGCATCTACCTTATGATGAGCCTAGAAGGAAAGGGAAGGTTCCCAAAATTTTAACCCACAGGTTATTCCCTGAAGCACAGTACAGCATATGGATTGATGGTAAAATGGAGCTGATAGTTGATCCATTGCTTATTCTCGAAAG ATACTTATGGCATGAAAAACATACTTATGCGATTGCTCAGCACAAACATCATAGGAGTATATATGAGGAGGCTGATGCAAACAAACGGAGAAAGCGATATGCCAGACTTCTTATTGATCTGCAGATGAATATATATTACTATGAGGGAATGGAGCCATGGAGTTTGAAGAAAAATACTATTAGTG ACGTGCCTGAGGGAGCCATAATTATAAGGGAACATACTGCTCTGAGTAATTTGTTCAATTGCTTGTGGTTCAACGAGGTCTATCTCTTCACACCAAGAGACCAGCTTAGCTTTGGCTACATTGTTTACAGGTTAAGGGGCTTGTTTAAGTTCTTTATGTTTCAGAATTGCGAGTACAATTCACTATTTGTCTTGCACCTGCATACTCGAGAGCATTCTTCTAAAGTAGAGTGGATTAAAAGTTTGAGCGAATTTAAGGGAAATGGTAGTAGCATGAAAGAGAGTCGAGGCGGATTTGGCTTGTGGACTCCCTATCCAAAGAATCTTGATTCCGTTATCCTCCCACCAGTGGTAAGAACATCAAAAGCAGGCTGA
- the LOC105787050 gene encoding probable hexosyltransferase MUCI70 isoform X1, whose product MLQAHCGFLRNGGANMNLVDIEYVKKCRFVVASGTFDGYDVPHQPSNISIRSKKLFCFLVVVDEVSLKFIKKNVTVRKDRDEGMWVGIWQLIPLKHLPYDEPRRKGKVPKILTHRLFPEAQYSIWIDGKMELIVDPLLILERYLWHEKHTYAIAQHKHHRSIYEEADANKRRKRYARLLIDLQMNIYYYEGMEPWSLKKNTISDVPEGAIIIREHTALSNLFNCLWFNEVYLFTPRDQLSFGYIVYRLRGLFKFFMFQNCEYNSLFVLHLHTREHSSKVEWIKSLSEFKGNGSSMKESRGGFGLWTPYPKNLDSVILPPVVRTSKAG is encoded by the exons ATGCTACAG GCACACTGTGGATTTCTGCGAAATGGCGGTGCTAACATGAATCTTGTAGATATTGAATATGTCAAGAAATGTAGGTTTGTGGTTGCATCTGGGACTTTTGATGGATATGATGTACCTCATCAACCATCAAATATAAGTATTCGTTCTAAGAAGCTCTTCTGTTTTCTGGTGGTTGTTGATGAAGTATCTCTCAAGTTTATTAAAAAGAATGTGACCGTCAGGAAAGATAGAGATGAGGGGATGTGGGTAGGCATATGGCAGCTTATCCCATTGAAGCATCTACCTTATGATGAGCCTAGAAGGAAAGGGAAGGTTCCCAAAATTTTAACCCACAGGTTATTCCCTGAAGCACAGTACAGCATATGGATTGATGGTAAAATGGAGCTGATAGTTGATCCATTGCTTATTCTCGAAAG ATACTTATGGCATGAAAAACATACTTATGCGATTGCTCAGCACAAACATCATAGGAGTATATATGAGGAGGCTGATGCAAACAAACGGAGAAAGCGATATGCCAGACTTCTTATTGATCTGCAGATGAATATATATTACTATGAGGGAATGGAGCCATGGAGTTTGAAGAAAAATACTATTAGTG ACGTGCCTGAGGGAGCCATAATTATAAGGGAACATACTGCTCTGAGTAATTTGTTCAATTGCTTGTGGTTCAACGAGGTCTATCTCTTCACACCAAGAGACCAGCTTAGCTTTGGCTACATTGTTTACAGGTTAAGGGGCTTGTTTAAGTTCTTTATGTTTCAGAATTGCGAGTACAATTCACTATTTGTCTTGCACCTGCATACTCGAGAGCATTCTTCTAAAGTAGAGTGGATTAAAAGTTTGAGCGAATTTAAGGGAAATGGTAGTAGCATGAAAGAGAGTCGAGGCGGATTTGGCTTGTGGACTCCCTATCCAAAGAATCTTGATTCCGTTATCCTCCCACCAGTGGTAAGAACATCAAAAGCAGGCTGA